The following coding sequences are from one Leptolyngbya sp. NIES-3755 window:
- a CDS encoding alpha/beta hydrolase (similar to AA sequence:cyanobase_aa:LBDG_29740) produces the protein MIQSSPCFLTPKSLRPQFPLFVFLPGMDGTGQLLRAQTAGLEVGFDVRCLAIPPDDLTNWEDLAQHVIDLVKAEVKGDPDRSIYLCGESFGGCLAMKVASMAPDLFDRLILVNAASSFNRRPWIGWGATISRHLPQFLYQLSSVSFLPLLAAFDKIAPLDRQALVEAVKSVPQATSIWRMGLLHQFEIPVEKLRSLTIPTLILASSKDRLLPSLVEGYRLKAAFQNAEVVVLPESGHTCLLETDVNLYQILKEHEFLVEQS, from the coding sequence ATGATTCAAAGTTCTCCTTGTTTCCTCACCCCCAAATCTCTCCGCCCTCAATTTCCGCTGTTCGTGTTTTTGCCGGGAATGGATGGCACAGGACAATTGTTGAGAGCGCAAACGGCTGGATTAGAAGTGGGTTTCGATGTGCGATGTCTGGCAATTCCGCCCGATGATCTGACGAATTGGGAAGATCTCGCGCAACATGTGATTGATTTGGTTAAGGCTGAAGTGAAAGGAGATCCAGATCGATCGATTTATCTCTGCGGTGAATCGTTCGGGGGCTGTCTGGCGATGAAAGTAGCATCAATGGCTCCAGATTTGTTCGATCGATTAATTCTGGTGAATGCGGCTTCGTCGTTTAATCGCCGACCTTGGATTGGTTGGGGTGCAACAATTAGCCGTCATCTGCCTCAGTTTCTTTATCAATTGTCTTCGGTTTCTTTCCTGCCACTATTGGCTGCGTTTGACAAAATTGCGCCGCTCGATCGACAAGCGTTAGTGGAAGCAGTCAAATCCGTACCGCAAGCCACTTCAATTTGGCGGATGGGCTTGCTGCATCAGTTTGAGATTCCAGTCGAAAAACTGCGATCGCTGACGATTCCAACTCTAATTTTGGCAAGCAGCAAAGATCGATTATTGCCCTCGTTAGTGGAAGGGTATCGACTCAAAGCGGCATTTCAAAATGCTGAAGTTGTAGTGTTGCCGGAGAGTGGACACACTTGTTTGTTAGAAACGGACGTGAATTTGTATCAGATCTTGAAAGAGCATGAGTTTTTAGTTGAGCAATCATAA
- a CDS encoding hypothetical protein (hypothetical protein LYNGBM3L_34690;~similar to AA sequence:cyanobase_aa:LBDG_48190), with protein MLNHLNHETETVFSPEQVLENRGRVAIFIDGSNLFYAALQLGIEIDYTKLLVRLTSGSRLLRSFFYTGVDRTNEKQQGFLLWMRRNGYRVISKDLVQLPDGSKKANLDVEIAVDMMSLVGSYDTAVLVSGDGDLAYAVNAVSYRGVRVEVVSLRSMTSDSLINVADRYIDLDTIKDDIQKTPRSYTYRPLTTIGLMDEHDDEP; from the coding sequence GTGTTGAACCATTTGAATCACGAAACAGAGACGGTGTTTTCGCCGGAACAAGTGCTAGAAAATCGTGGTCGTGTTGCCATTTTTATTGATGGCTCAAATCTGTTTTATGCCGCTCTACAACTCGGTATCGAAATCGATTACACGAAGCTTTTAGTCCGCTTGACTTCCGGTTCTCGATTGCTGCGATCGTTCTTTTATACAGGGGTCGATCGTACCAATGAAAAACAGCAGGGCTTTCTCCTCTGGATGCGACGAAACGGATATCGCGTCATTTCCAAAGATCTGGTTCAACTGCCAGACGGCTCGAAGAAAGCGAACCTGGATGTCGAAATTGCAGTCGATATGATGTCGCTCGTTGGATCTTACGATACAGCCGTTCTAGTGAGCGGCGATGGTGATCTGGCGTATGCGGTGAATGCAGTCAGCTATCGCGGTGTTCGCGTCGAAGTCGTGAGTTTACGATCGATGACCAGTGACAGCTTGATCAATGTTGCCGATCGCTATATTGACCTCGACACGATCAAGGATGACATTCAGAAAACGCCTCGGAGCTATACATATCGTCCGTTAACTACAATCGGATTGATGGATGAACACGACGACGAGCCTTAA
- a CDS encoding hypothetical protein (similar to AA sequence:cyanobase_aa:LBDG_11860): MLKLTYTEFGLHLERVTVSLETLISQRVVLALRTGQTLHVEPSRAAFLLSIEVPGFSELEKLIRLERVVSVSIDPVDDQFVEVSVQGHWVADSAEAHSGMFVTVLGDRTEFFVYKLWEATQLQASPLV; encoded by the coding sequence ATGTTAAAGCTCACCTACACCGAATTTGGACTCCACTTGGAGCGCGTCACGGTCTCTCTGGAAACGTTGATTTCTCAAAGAGTGGTCTTAGCCCTGCGAACCGGACAAACGCTGCATGTCGAGCCAAGCCGAGCCGCGTTCTTATTGTCGATCGAGGTTCCCGGTTTTAGCGAATTGGAAAAACTAATCCGGTTAGAGCGTGTCGTCTCTGTGTCGATCGATCCAGTCGATGATCAGTTTGTCGAAGTCAGCGTCCAAGGTCATTGGGTGGCTGATTCTGCTGAAGCTCACTCTGGAATGTTTGTCACCGTATTAGGCGATCGGACGGAATTTTTCGTCTACAAACTCTGGGAGGCAACTCAGTTACAAGCCTCACCGCTAGTGTGA
- a CDS encoding acetyl-CoA synthetase (similar to AA sequence:cyanobase_aa:LBDG_04480) has translation MSQPTIESILQEDRQFPPSADFSQHARIKSLEEYQALYDRAKADPLKFWSELAEQELHWFEKWDSVLDWNNPPFAKWFVNGKTNLSYNCLDRHLETKGNKPAIVWEGEPGDSKTLTYAELHQEVCKFANVLKSLGVKKGDGVGIYMPMVPEAAIAMLACARIGAPHSVVFGGFSAEALRDRLVDAEVKVVVTADGGWRKDAIVPLKPQVDKALSEGTTAVEKVIVVKRTEQEIAMDSDRDLWWHDLENEASTDCPAEPMDSEDMLFILYTSGSTGKPKGVVHTTGGYNLYAHITAQWIFDLQENDVYWCTADVGWITGHSYVVYGPLSNGATTVMYEGAPRGSNPGCFWDVIQKHKVSVFYTAPTAIRAFIKMGDDHPNSRDLSSLRLLGTVGEPINPEAWMWYHSVIGKEHCPIVDTWWQTETGGIMITPLPGAIPTKPGSATLPFPGILADVVDLDGNSVPANEGGYLAVRHPWPGMMRTVYKDPDRFRKTYWEHIPPKDGNYIYFAGDGARRDQDGYFWVMGRVDDVINVAGHRLGTMEVESALVSHPAVAEAAVVGKPDEIKGQDIVAFVTLEGTHQPSEDLAKELKKHVVNEIGAIARPGEIRFADALPKTRSGKIMRRLLRDLAAGNEISGDTSTLEDRGVLEKLRAEGS, from the coding sequence CAAGTTCTGGTCAGAATTGGCAGAACAAGAACTCCACTGGTTTGAGAAATGGGATTCCGTTCTCGACTGGAACAATCCGCCCTTCGCAAAATGGTTTGTCAATGGCAAAACTAATCTTTCTTACAACTGTCTCGATCGACATTTAGAAACCAAAGGCAACAAGCCCGCGATCGTTTGGGAAGGTGAACCCGGAGACTCGAAAACGCTAACGTATGCCGAACTGCATCAAGAAGTCTGTAAGTTCGCAAACGTGCTGAAAAGCTTGGGAGTCAAGAAGGGCGACGGAGTTGGTATTTACATGCCGATGGTTCCGGAGGCTGCGATCGCGATGTTAGCTTGTGCACGAATTGGTGCGCCTCACTCTGTTGTGTTTGGTGGATTTAGCGCAGAGGCATTACGCGATCGATTAGTCGATGCTGAAGTGAAAGTCGTTGTCACAGCGGATGGTGGATGGCGCAAAGATGCGATCGTGCCGTTGAAGCCGCAAGTGGATAAAGCGCTATCTGAAGGAACCACTGCGGTTGAGAAAGTGATCGTGGTGAAACGGACAGAGCAAGAAATTGCGATGGATAGCGATCGTGATCTTTGGTGGCATGATCTTGAAAACGAGGCTTCCACCGATTGTCCTGCTGAACCGATGGACAGTGAAGATATGCTGTTCATTCTCTACACGTCTGGTAGTACTGGCAAACCGAAAGGCGTGGTTCACACCACAGGCGGCTACAATCTCTACGCTCATATAACGGCTCAGTGGATCTTTGATCTGCAAGAAAATGATGTGTACTGGTGTACTGCTGATGTGGGCTGGATCACGGGACATAGCTATGTCGTTTATGGTCCGCTCTCGAATGGTGCAACGACCGTGATGTATGAAGGTGCGCCACGTGGATCGAATCCAGGATGCTTCTGGGATGTGATTCAAAAGCATAAAGTCTCAGTGTTCTACACGGCTCCAACCGCGATTCGTGCCTTTATCAAAATGGGCGATGACCATCCGAACTCGCGTGATCTGTCTTCGTTGCGACTTCTTGGAACCGTGGGCGAACCGATTAATCCTGAGGCTTGGATGTGGTATCACAGCGTCATTGGGAAAGAACATTGCCCGATCGTCGATACGTGGTGGCAAACCGAAACAGGCGGAATCATGATCACGCCGCTTCCAGGTGCAATTCCGACAAAGCCTGGATCTGCAACGTTGCCATTCCCCGGAATTCTTGCAGATGTGGTTGATTTAGACGGCAATTCTGTTCCAGCGAATGAAGGTGGATATTTAGCGGTTCGCCATCCTTGGCCCGGAATGATGCGAACCGTTTATAAAGATCCCGATCGATTCCGCAAAACCTACTGGGAGCACATCCCGCCCAAAGACGGCAACTACATCTATTTCGCGGGTGACGGAGCGCGACGCGATCAAGATGGTTACTTCTGGGTAATGGGTCGCGTCGATGATGTGATCAACGTAGCCGGACACCGTTTGGGCACGATGGAAGTCGAATCCGCCTTAGTATCTCACCCTGCTGTTGCAGAAGCCGCAGTAGTTGGAAAACCAGATGAAATTAAAGGGCAGGATATTGTCGCTTTTGTGACTCTGGAAGGAACTCACCAACCGAGTGAAGATCTGGCAAAAGAGTTGAAAAAACACGTCGTCAATGAAATTGGCGCGATCGCTCGTCCAGGTGAAATTCGATTCGCGGATGCTCTGCCGAAAACTCGATCAGGCAAAATCATGCGCCGACTCTTGCGCGATCTCGCTGCTGGTAATGAGATTTCTGGCGATACTTCAACGCTTGAGGATCGTGGTGTCTTAGAAAAGCTGCGGGCTGAGGGATCATAG
- a CDS encoding phospholipid/glycerol acyltransferase (similar to AA sequence:cyanobase_aa:LBDG_29750): MPGLSPLQVSQLMLMSVGTRAYSYHCDRVPRNSAMLVVSNHRSVMDAMLLMSAIDRPIRFACHHYMGQVPVMREIVTQLGCFPLESDKHRQSSFFHQAIDLLKSRQAVGVFPEGTLPMVQPPKPNHMGEFHRGFAHLALKAPIDELAILPVAISPQKETINSAIPLKVLSFFDPSEPLFDQEGWHPLVLYQKVNILIGHPIWITPAQRSDYQGKFAKKAVVELVDRAQTEIKTLLDQSSF; the protein is encoded by the coding sequence ATGCCAGGTTTGAGTCCCCTTCAGGTTTCCCAGTTGATGCTGATGAGCGTGGGTACACGGGCGTATTCGTATCACTGCGATCGCGTTCCAAGAAATTCCGCGATGCTGGTCGTCAGCAATCATCGGAGCGTCATGGATGCGATGCTACTCATGAGCGCGATCGATCGTCCGATTCGATTTGCGTGTCATCACTATATGGGACAAGTTCCAGTGATGCGCGAGATCGTGACGCAGTTGGGTTGTTTTCCCTTGGAAAGCGACAAACATCGACAGAGTAGTTTTTTTCATCAAGCGATCGACTTATTGAAATCTCGGCAGGCTGTCGGCGTTTTTCCAGAAGGAACCTTGCCAATGGTGCAGCCGCCAAAACCGAATCACATGGGTGAATTTCATCGAGGGTTTGCTCATTTGGCACTGAAAGCACCGATCGACGAATTAGCCATCTTGCCTGTTGCGATCTCGCCCCAGAAAGAGACGATTAATTCCGCGATCCCGCTAAAAGTCTTAAGCTTCTTTGATCCCTCAGAACCTCTATTTGACCAAGAGGGCTGGCATCCGTTAGTTTTGTATCAGAAAGTAAATATACTCATTGGACACCCGATTTGGATCACTCCAGCTCAGCGATCCGATTATCAAGGAAAATTCGCCAAGAAAGCGGTCGTTGAACTGGTCGATCGTGCCCAAACTGAGATTAAGACGCTATTAGATCAAAGCTCTTTTTAG
- a CDS encoding hypothetical protein (similar to AA sequence:cyanobase_aa:LBDG_48170), translated as MKFIKGLCSVIAISAIAALSQAGSAQAISFNITRGVAGPNGVTNQGAYSDFWNKPGTRTIDFNSGSAPTSGFAKYTFENSSISSVRKDRWAPAGANGEVNDSSYLAVFQGGSVMIQLKESLNYFGMNWGAISPGNVFSFFKGNQLIRSFSTADVNPVAPVRAEQHGGEGNGYLHFYADNKSDIFDRIVITQTGGGGFESDNHSFHIASYGDPRKVPEPTAVLGLMAAGGALLLKRRTQAQVEE; from the coding sequence ATGAAATTCATCAAAGGTCTTTGTTCAGTCATCGCCATTTCTGCGATCGCCGCTCTCAGCCAAGCAGGTTCCGCTCAAGCCATCTCATTCAATATTACTCGTGGAGTTGCAGGTCCAAATGGCGTAACCAATCAAGGTGCATATTCCGATTTCTGGAACAAGCCCGGAACCCGAACGATCGATTTCAATTCCGGTTCTGCTCCCACTTCAGGTTTTGCCAAGTACACGTTTGAAAATTCCAGCATCAGCAGTGTTCGGAAGGATAGATGGGCACCCGCAGGCGCGAACGGAGAAGTGAACGATAGTAGCTATCTCGCAGTCTTCCAGGGTGGCAGCGTGATGATCCAATTGAAAGAATCGCTGAATTACTTCGGGATGAACTGGGGTGCAATCAGCCCTGGAAACGTTTTCTCGTTCTTCAAAGGCAATCAGTTGATTCGATCGTTCTCGACAGCAGATGTGAATCCGGTTGCTCCGGTGAGAGCCGAACAGCATGGCGGTGAAGGAAACGGCTACCTGCATTTCTATGCGGATAACAAGTCGGACATCTTCGATCGGATTGTGATTACTCAAACGGGTGGCGGTGGCTTTGAGTCGGATAACCACTCGTTCCACATTGCCAGCTACGGAGATCCGAGAAAAGTGCCTGAGCCGACCGCAGTTTTGGGCTTGATGGCAGCGGGTGGCGCGTTGTTGCTGAAGCGTCGGACGCAAGCGCAAGTCGAAGAATAA
- a CDS encoding hypothetical protein (conserved exported hypothetical protein;~similar to AA sequence:cyanobase_aa:LBDG_48200) → MRRSFLLNLALITLLIGASGCGNRSNRAAEQLTKDTQAQKFDNNLTFNNVTLEQANEKGQLWWRVTAKQAVYAKDQKNATVQEPRGELFQDGKPVFKIEAQRSEIQQDGKSIVLKGQITAIDVRDNSVLKGNELEWRPTEDVLIIRNGFNGDHKQVQLAAKEGRFLTRARRVEVAGQVVAQVKEPSLQMRGERLTWRIQDQKINSDRPIQVDRYENKQVTDRGSADQSEVDLKAKIVTLRQNARIALKQSNTQISGNALAWNIDQKTLSASEPITIVNSAQQVTLTANQGDMQIDQQVANLSGNVRGVGEKNQSRLSADRVRWFLATQQFEANGNVSYQQNNPPFSIAGPQASGQLDTQQVAVKGNEDGRVELQITPKGIGR, encoded by the coding sequence TTGCGTCGCTCATTTTTATTAAATCTCGCTCTAATTACACTTTTAATCGGTGCAAGCGGTTGTGGAAATCGCAGTAATCGCGCTGCTGAACAGTTAACGAAAGATACTCAAGCACAGAAGTTCGACAATAATCTGACGTTTAACAATGTCACCCTAGAGCAAGCAAATGAGAAGGGGCAGCTTTGGTGGCGGGTGACTGCAAAACAAGCTGTATATGCAAAAGATCAGAAAAATGCAACGGTTCAAGAGCCGAGGGGCGAACTTTTCCAAGATGGAAAGCCTGTGTTCAAAATCGAGGCTCAACGCAGTGAAATTCAGCAAGACGGAAAATCGATCGTTCTCAAAGGACAAATTACTGCGATCGATGTTCGCGACAATTCGGTTCTGAAAGGAAATGAACTGGAATGGCGACCGACTGAAGACGTTTTAATTATTCGGAATGGATTTAACGGCGATCATAAACAAGTTCAACTTGCAGCCAAAGAAGGAAGATTCTTGACTCGTGCGCGTCGGGTGGAAGTTGCAGGGCAAGTGGTTGCACAAGTAAAAGAGCCGTCGCTTCAGATGCGAGGAGAGCGATTAACTTGGCGGATTCAAGATCAGAAGATTAATAGCGATCGACCCATTCAAGTCGATCGCTATGAGAATAAGCAAGTTACCGATCGGGGTAGTGCCGATCAATCTGAAGTCGATCTCAAAGCCAAGATTGTGACCCTCCGTCAGAATGCTCGAATTGCTCTAAAACAATCGAACACGCAGATTAGCGGAAATGCACTCGCTTGGAATATTGATCAAAAAACACTATCAGCGAGTGAACCGATTACGATCGTGAATTCTGCCCAACAGGTGACATTAACCGCAAATCAAGGCGATATGCAGATCGATCAGCAAGTCGCGAATTTGAGCGGGAATGTCCGAGGAGTTGGGGAGAAAAATCAATCGCGTTTGAGTGCCGACCGGGTGAGATGGTTCCTTGCGACTCAACAATTTGAAGCGAATGGAAATGTGAGCTATCAGCAAAACAATCCACCGTTTAGTATTGCTGGACCTCAAGCTTCTGGGCAATTAGATACGCAGCAAGTGGCAGTGAAAGGCAATGAAGATGGCAGAGTGGAACTTCAGATCACGCCGAAAGGAATTGGGCGGTAG
- a CDS encoding methionyl-tRNA synthetase (similar to AA sequence:cyanobase_aa:LBDG_48180) produces MTLSSEKPNFALTTPLYYVNDLPHIGSAYPTIAADAIARFQRLLGKPVKFVTGSDEHGQKIQRTAESLGRKPQEHCDLVVAGFKELWEKLDIQYDRFIRTTEERHHAIVKEFFQRVWDNGDIYLSQQQGWYCVSCEEFKEERELLENHHCPIHTNKEVEWRDEENYFFRLSNYQEKLERLYAEHPEFIQPDIRRNEVLSFVSQGLRDFSVSRVNFDWGFPIPADPKHTIYVWFDALLGYITALLEPDQEPTLENAISKWYPFNLHIIGKDILRFHAVYFPAMLMSAGLPLPHKVFGHGFLVQDGVKMGKSSGNAIDPVALVDRYGVDAFRYYFLKGIEFGRDGVFDETRFVDMCNADLADGFGNLLNRSLGLIHKNSGGVVPDVEIVEDHPLRSVAEELGDRVSKAYDSLAFNIVCEEVLTLIRLGNKFINEQAPWSLYKAGKKQEAEEVLYAVLESVRLAAYLLAPIIPRTSSAVYQQLGLDVDFNNASLIDVSITFPCQSRWGILRAKQALQKPQPVFQKLELPVESST; encoded by the coding sequence ATGACTTTATCTTCAGAAAAACCAAACTTTGCCCTAACGACACCGCTTTATTACGTCAATGATTTGCCGCATATTGGCAGTGCTTATCCAACGATCGCGGCGGATGCGATCGCACGATTTCAACGCTTATTAGGGAAGCCTGTGAAATTTGTCACAGGAAGCGATGAGCATGGACAGAAGATTCAACGGACTGCCGAAAGTCTAGGACGCAAGCCGCAAGAGCATTGTGATTTAGTTGTTGCTGGATTTAAAGAACTGTGGGAGAAATTGGATATTCAATACGATCGATTTATTCGCACGACCGAAGAGCGACATCATGCGATCGTCAAAGAGTTCTTTCAGCGCGTTTGGGATAACGGGGACATCTATCTCAGTCAGCAACAGGGCTGGTATTGCGTTTCATGTGAAGAGTTCAAAGAAGAACGCGAACTGTTAGAAAATCATCATTGTCCAATTCATACGAATAAGGAAGTGGAATGGCGCGATGAAGAGAATTATTTCTTTCGACTTTCCAACTATCAAGAAAAATTAGAAAGGCTTTACGCAGAACATCCAGAGTTTATCCAGCCCGATATCCGACGAAATGAAGTTCTGAGTTTTGTCAGCCAAGGACTTAGAGACTTTTCCGTTTCACGAGTGAACTTTGATTGGGGCTTTCCGATTCCAGCCGATCCGAAACATACGATCTATGTTTGGTTTGATGCACTGCTTGGATACATCACTGCACTGTTAGAGCCGGATCAAGAGCCGACTTTAGAAAATGCAATCTCTAAATGGTACCCGTTCAATCTTCACATCATTGGAAAGGATATTCTGAGATTTCATGCGGTTTATTTTCCTGCAATGTTAATGTCAGCCGGATTGCCACTGCCGCATAAAGTTTTTGGGCATGGCTTTCTTGTGCAGGATGGCGTAAAGATGGGGAAAAGTAGCGGAAATGCGATCGACCCAGTTGCACTCGTCGATCGATATGGAGTGGATGCCTTTCGATACTATTTCCTTAAAGGAATCGAATTCGGACGCGATGGCGTGTTTGATGAAACTCGCTTTGTCGATATGTGTAATGCCGACCTTGCAGACGGATTTGGAAACTTATTGAATCGGAGTTTGGGACTGATTCATAAAAACAGTGGTGGTGTGGTTCCCGATGTCGAAATTGTAGAAGATCATCCGCTTCGATCTGTAGCAGAAGAATTAGGCGATCGAGTTTCAAAAGCTTATGACTCTCTTGCATTTAATATTGTGTGCGAGGAAGTTTTAACACTGATTCGATTAGGTAATAAATTTATCAACGAACAGGCTCCGTGGTCGCTCTATAAAGCAGGAAAAAAACAAGAAGCTGAAGAAGTTTTGTACGCAGTGCTTGAATCTGTTCGACTTGCTGCGTATCTATTAGCACCGATTATTCCTCGGACGAGTAGCGCAGTTTATCAACAATTAGGACTAGATGTTGATTTTAATAACGCTAGTTTAATTGATGTGTCGATCACCTTCCCTTGTCAATCGAGATGGGGAATACTGCGAGCTAAACAAGCACTTCAAAAGCCTCAACCTGTCTTCCAAAAACTCGAACTCCCGGTCGAAAGTTCAACCTGA